One genomic region from uncultured Cohaesibacter sp. encodes:
- a CDS encoding MotA/TolQ/ExbB proton channel family protein, producing the protein MAFKQHLFELWSLLIDMGGWTLVALTALSILTVATALVSVVQIAMLQPHSYRSGAAQDLRYHIEKRKKAGATREQIEESATIVVRGFLRQARTGFRLLELIVTAAPLLGLLGTVLGMIDAFQAMQAAGDAVNPSDLAGGIWVALITTAAGMVIALTAMIIHALLDSLVESLRYRLECVATDALFGNGAERSDYRAEASAQNDILKAGAE; encoded by the coding sequence ATGGCCTTTAAGCAACATTTGTTTGAGCTCTGGTCACTGCTGATCGATATGGGCGGATGGACGCTGGTCGCATTGACTGCCCTTTCGATACTCACGGTGGCAACCGCTCTGGTCTCTGTGGTGCAAATCGCGATGCTGCAGCCGCATTCCTATCGTAGTGGTGCCGCGCAGGATCTACGCTATCATATTGAAAAGCGAAAGAAAGCGGGCGCAACACGCGAGCAGATCGAGGAAAGCGCGACCATTGTTGTGCGCGGTTTTTTGAGACAGGCGCGCACGGGCTTTCGTCTGCTTGAGCTGATCGTAACGGCTGCTCCATTGTTGGGGCTTCTGGGCACGGTGCTTGGCATGATCGACGCGTTTCAGGCCATGCAGGCCGCAGGCGATGCGGTCAATCCCTCCGATCTGGCTGGTGGTATCTGGGTGGCCCTCATCACGACCGCAGCAGGCATGGTGATCGCGCTCACCGCCATGATCATTCATGCCTTGCTCGATAGCTTGGTTGAAAGTCTACGCTATCGTCTTGAATGCGTTGCGACCGATGCACTGTTTGGCAACGGGGCAGAGCGCTCCGACTATCGCGCCGAGGCTTCTGCCCAGAATGATATCCTGAAGGCTGGAGCCGAGTAA
- a CDS encoding ABC transporter ATP-binding protein has product MSIECTGVGIKLGKCQAVKHVTFASSKPELIGLIGPNGAGKSSLMRALVGLINFSGQILIDDVPCFERSAMELARRIAFLPQERVVHWSLAVRDVVMLGRMPHQTGLGRPSPADEEAVDRALDLMSLSDLQKRTFDELSGGEQARVLIARLVAQEANTIIADEPVNGLDPAHQIGLMRLLRQLVEQGKTVLVSLHDLSLASHWCDRILILNNGVLLDDGTPKDVMTERRMREVYGVRIQNVEVGKQSFIIPTELVGNANPMSGTSEGEEANGL; this is encoded by the coding sequence ATGTCCATCGAATGCACCGGCGTAGGCATAAAGCTTGGCAAATGTCAGGCTGTCAAACATGTAACCTTTGCTTCCAGCAAGCCTGAGCTTATCGGATTGATCGGGCCCAACGGCGCGGGCAAGTCATCTTTGATGCGGGCTCTGGTCGGGCTTATCAATTTCTCGGGGCAAATTCTCATTGACGATGTGCCCTGCTTTGAAAGAAGCGCGATGGAATTGGCGCGGCGGATTGCCTTTCTGCCTCAGGAACGGGTCGTGCACTGGTCTTTGGCGGTGCGAGACGTCGTCATGCTTGGGCGCATGCCTCATCAAACCGGGCTGGGGCGCCCTTCACCGGCCGATGAAGAGGCGGTGGATCGGGCTCTTGACCTGATGAGTCTTTCAGATCTGCAAAAGCGCACATTCGATGAACTGTCCGGTGGTGAACAGGCGCGTGTGCTGATTGCACGGCTGGTAGCGCAAGAAGCCAATACGATCATTGCCGATGAACCCGTGAACGGCCTCGATCCTGCCCATCAAATCGGCTTGATGCGCCTGCTAAGGCAATTGGTCGAGCAGGGCAAGACTGTGCTCGTGTCCCTACATGATCTTTCGCTTGCTAGTCACTGGTGCGACCGGATCCTGATTTTGAACAATGGTGTGCTGCTTGATGATGGTACCCCCAAGGATGTCATGACAGAGCGTCGCATGCGGGAGGTCTATGGGGTCCGTATTCAGAATGTCGAGGTTGGCAAACAGTCTTTCATTATCCCGACCGAATTGGTAGGAAATGCCAACCCAATGAGCGGGACCTCTGAAGGAGAAGAAGCCAATGGCCTTTAA
- a CDS encoding iron ABC transporter permease: MGRPSFPILTMTLSVLVLVLFLFSLAVGQVWINPLSGLFVGGDDVARINHVILLQIRLPRAVLGLAIGGILGLSGAVLQGLLRNPLAEPGVMGMSASASLGAVIAIYTGLTTTFAYALPIAALFGALFGVLLLLLLAGRSADVLTLILSGVAITSLASALTSLALNMSSNPFASLEIVFWMLGSLTDRSMVHVWLSVPLILVGGAMLFSTARALDALSLGPDVARSLGVDMRRTRSMAIVGTAVGVGAATAVSGTIGFVGLIVPHLLRPLVGSRPSQLLPVSALGGAAFLLAADLFIRLVMPDKDLKLGVVTAIIGAPFFLWLLRKIRRRVV, translated from the coding sequence ATGGGGCGTCCTTCCTTTCCAATTCTGACGATGACACTATCAGTGCTCGTTTTGGTTCTTTTCCTGTTCTCTCTCGCCGTTGGGCAGGTGTGGATCAATCCTTTGAGTGGTCTTTTTGTGGGGGGGGATGATGTCGCGCGCATCAATCATGTCATTCTGCTCCAGATTCGCCTTCCTCGCGCTGTTCTGGGGTTGGCCATTGGCGGTATCCTCGGGCTATCGGGTGCCGTTTTGCAGGGCCTCCTGCGCAATCCGTTGGCCGAGCCGGGGGTCATGGGCATGTCTGCCTCTGCATCGCTCGGAGCGGTCATCGCGATCTATACGGGGCTGACGACAACCTTTGCCTATGCGCTGCCTATCGCTGCGCTGTTCGGAGCCCTGTTCGGGGTCTTGTTGCTTCTGCTGCTTGCTGGCAGAAGCGCGGATGTGCTCACGCTCATTCTGTCCGGTGTAGCCATTACGTCACTGGCAAGTGCCCTTACATCGCTGGCTCTGAACATGTCGTCCAATCCATTTGCTTCGCTGGAAATTGTCTTCTGGATGCTGGGGTCGCTGACGGATCGCAGCATGGTGCATGTGTGGTTGTCGGTTCCGTTGATCCTTGTCGGTGGCGCCATGCTGTTCTCAACGGCTCGTGCGCTGGATGCTCTGAGCCTTGGGCCCGATGTGGCGCGCTCTCTGGGGGTTGATATGCGCCGCACACGCAGCATGGCCATTGTGGGAACGGCTGTCGGGGTTGGGGCTGCCACAGCAGTGAGCGGCACCATCGGCTTTGTCGGCCTGATTGTGCCACATCTTTTGCGCCCGCTTGTCGGCTCGCGGCCGAGCCAATTGTTGCCTGTGAGTGCCCTTGGGGGAGCTGCCTTCCTGTTGGCGGCGGATTTGTTCATTCGTCTTGTGATGCCTGACAAGGATCTCAAGCTCGGTGTGGTCACTGCCATTATTGGCGCGCCATTCTTTCTTTGGCTGTTGCGCAAGATCAGAAGGAGGGTTGTGTAA
- a CDS encoding ABC transporter substrate-binding protein translates to MVRTLLISVLLVFGGLTPEHGFAHSRPDRVVSINLCTDQLAMMVADPDQLISVSKLAFDPNTAVLVDRANRYRMNHARAEEIIRMKPDLVLAGIYTSSNTINLLQSFGVRVEQFAPDSGFDAIRKNIQRMGDLLGQQQRASQLLRDFDNKLAALKKNAPKEHKVLASYEPSSYTGGAGTLSNEMIKAAGLRHMGEDLGFHGSSVKFSLEALIRENPDFVMTWSQWTGGPARATQILHHPALDAWFGPERRITVDTRYWICGGPFTVDAIADLQKKIRQREQGN, encoded by the coding sequence ATGGTTCGGACGCTGCTCATTTCTGTGCTGCTTGTCTTTGGCGGATTGACGCCCGAGCATGGCTTTGCGCATTCCCGTCCGGATCGTGTGGTTTCCATCAATCTTTGTACCGATCAACTTGCCATGATGGTGGCTGATCCGGATCAATTGATCTCTGTATCAAAATTGGCGTTTGATCCGAATACGGCTGTATTGGTTGATCGGGCCAATCGATACAGAATGAACCATGCTCGTGCCGAGGAAATCATCCGGATGAAACCGGATCTCGTTTTGGCAGGGATTTATACGTCCAGCAATACGATCAATCTTCTGCAAAGTTTCGGTGTGCGCGTCGAGCAATTTGCTCCTGATAGTGGCTTTGATGCCATCCGCAAGAACATCCAGAGGATGGGAGATCTGTTGGGCCAGCAACAGCGCGCCAGCCAGTTGCTCCGGGATTTTGACAATAAGCTTGCCGCCCTCAAGAAAAATGCTCCAAAAGAGCACAAGGTGCTGGCTTCCTATGAGCCCAGCAGCTACACGGGTGGCGCTGGCACTCTGTCCAATGAAATGATCAAGGCTGCAGGCTTGCGTCATATGGGGGAGGACCTCGGGTTTCACGGAAGTTCGGTAAAATTTTCGCTCGAAGCGCTCATTCGCGAAAATCCCGATTTTGTCATGACCTGGTCCCAATGGACTGGCGGCCCTGCACGCGCAACCCAGATTTTGCACCACCCCGCGCTTGATGCATGGTTTGGTCCCGAAAGACGCATTACCGTTGATACCCGCTACTGGATTTGCGGTGGGCCATTCACGGTAGATGCCATCGCTGATTTGCAAAAGAAGATACGGCAACGTGAACAAGGAAATTAA
- a CDS encoding TonB-dependent receptor — protein MSIKVGVTSLVAVGLLASTSAFAEDLDLGEVVISAGLNPVDEEKVGRSYTVVTSQELETRHINSVAEALRLVPGVSVGRSGSSGALTEVRIRGGESRHVLVLIDGVEASAIALGAYDFSSLETVGIDRIEVLRGPQSSLYGAHAMSGVINIITKKGERNSKPQFTVKQEVGTELSSLTSAEVRGGQERFDYAFSGAFHYTDGINTALTGSEKDSNRNITLNGKVNADLTDDLKVDASVRFIDKHTDTDAYTTAPSDDPFLYANTQELFSSLGLTHSLWDGHFVQKARARYSSSKQRGLDYSSWTSSYDEYGSDSDKLSLDYQGTVFFDTPSLANAKHSLTGAVNWQTESYTDPYSTDPERRRDTTGLAVDYTGEFLNNLFLGAGARYDIFEDFEDTATYNVNAAYMFEGTGTRLHSSVGTGTSIPTYYQTYNAVYGNASLTPEKTFGWDAGIEQSLFNNRFKVDVTYFNQRLTDEIVFSSVTYKYANETGVSKRQGAEISASAKLTDNLTVDASYTYTDSKTPSGSQETRRPRHSGTFKVSQAFLDGKAHAFVDSSIFAERTDTYVALDDYVLVNVGADYQISDKIQVYGRIENLLDEDYQEVAGYNTAGITGYVGLKADF, from the coding sequence ATGTCAATTAAAGTGGGTGTCACCAGCCTAGTTGCCGTGGGGCTGCTTGCCAGCACGAGCGCGTTTGCTGAAGATCTCGATCTTGGTGAAGTTGTGATTTCAGCGGGTCTGAACCCCGTTGATGAAGAAAAAGTTGGACGGTCATATACTGTTGTTACCAGTCAAGAGCTGGAAACCCGGCATATCAATTCGGTTGCTGAAGCTCTGCGGTTGGTGCCGGGTGTTTCTGTTGGTCGTAGCGGTTCCTCGGGAGCCTTGACAGAAGTGCGCATTCGCGGTGGCGAATCCCGTCATGTGCTGGTTTTGATCGATGGCGTTGAGGCCTCTGCCATTGCTCTTGGGGCATATGATTTCTCCAGTCTGGAAACAGTTGGTATTGATCGCATCGAGGTGCTGCGCGGCCCGCAAAGTTCGCTTTATGGTGCGCATGCCATGTCTGGTGTGATCAACATCATCACCAAGAAAGGTGAGAGAAACAGCAAGCCGCAATTCACCGTAAAGCAGGAAGTCGGGACAGAACTCAGCTCATTGACAAGCGCTGAAGTGCGTGGCGGTCAGGAACGGTTCGATTATGCCTTCTCAGGTGCCTTCCACTATACTGATGGCATCAACACGGCGCTGACGGGTTCTGAAAAAGATTCCAACCGCAACATCACATTGAACGGTAAGGTCAATGCCGATCTGACGGATGATCTGAAGGTCGACGCCAGTGTACGGTTCATCGACAAGCATACCGATACGGATGCATACACGACCGCCCCTTCAGATGATCCTTTTCTGTATGCCAATACTCAGGAGCTTTTCAGCAGTCTCGGTCTTACCCACTCGCTGTGGGATGGGCATTTCGTGCAGAAAGCGCGGGCCAGATATTCCAGCAGCAAGCAGCGCGGTCTCGACTATTCGTCCTGGACGAGCAGCTACGACGAATATGGGTCTGATAGCGACAAGCTGAGCCTTGACTATCAGGGCACGGTGTTTTTTGACACGCCAAGCCTTGCCAACGCCAAACACAGTCTGACTGGCGCTGTCAATTGGCAGACTGAAAGCTATACGGATCCGTATTCTACCGATCCGGAGCGCAGGCGGGATACGACTGGCCTGGCCGTGGACTATACGGGTGAGTTCTTGAACAACCTGTTCCTTGGTGCTGGTGCTCGCTATGATATATTCGAGGATTTCGAAGATACAGCGACCTACAATGTGAATGCGGCTTACATGTTCGAAGGAACCGGAACACGGCTACATAGCTCAGTTGGTACCGGTACGTCCATTCCGACTTACTATCAGACCTACAATGCCGTCTATGGCAATGCCAGCCTGACACCGGAGAAGACTTTCGGTTGGGATGCTGGCATCGAGCAATCGCTGTTCAATAATCGCTTCAAGGTGGATGTAACCTATTTCAATCAGCGTTTGACGGACGAGATTGTGTTCAGCTCAGTTACCTATAAATATGCCAATGAGACAGGCGTCAGCAAACGGCAGGGCGCGGAAATTTCTGCATCTGCCAAACTGACTGACAACCTGACCGTCGATGCTAGCTACACCTACACCGATTCCAAGACACCATCCGGCAGTCAGGAAACGCGCCGGCCGCGGCATTCTGGTACCTTCAAGGTGTCGCAGGCTTTTCTCGATGGCAAGGCGCATGCTTTTGTTGACTCGAGCATCTTTGCCGAAAGAACCGACACCTATGTGGCTCTTGATGACTATGTCCTTGTGAATGTTGGCGCTGACTATCAGATCTCTGACAAGATCCAGGTTTATGGTCGCATCGAAAATCTTCTTGATGAAGACTATCAGGAGGTGGCTGGCTACAACACGGCAGGTATAACCGGTTATGTTGGTTTGAAGGCCGACTTCTGA
- a CDS encoding DEAD/DEAH box helicase, which produces MTNFNDLGLAEPLLRALEAEGYTTPTPIQAQGIPVAMSGKDILGIAQTGTGKTASFVLPILDRLARNDKRPTPKSTEALILAPTRELVAQIAENIRAYSKHMRVSVTIVVGGVKPGPQIRKLASGSHIIVATPGRLLDHMNNGYVSLGQTSYVVLDEADHMLDLGFIPDIRRIMKQLPKKRQTSLFSATMPTQIKALGRDFQNKPTEVAVATVSRPIERISQSVQLMDHASKRQALTSILSEKDVERAIVFTRTKRGADRVSQQLQKAGLSATAIHGNKSQGQRVRALASFKSGEINIMVATDIAARGIDIDDVSHVINFELPEVPEAYVHRIGRTARAGRTGTAISLCDPSEAKLLREIEKLIGTKLQAEKSDSYSPLDIEVPDTPPKRANRARNQNNNRNRTDEQGQKAKPRRNARKGKPNEIKANESWSPLEGDKRDGKPAFGKKKPRGSAKPDGYMSRSRNGGSNKQRGNSQGKKSASRPAAYA; this is translated from the coding sequence TTGACAAATTTCAATGACCTCGGCCTCGCCGAGCCTCTTCTTCGCGCCCTTGAAGCCGAAGGTTACACCACCCCTACTCCCATTCAGGCTCAGGGCATTCCCGTAGCCATGTCCGGTAAAGACATTCTGGGGATCGCCCAGACAGGCACAGGCAAAACCGCGTCCTTCGTGCTGCCTATCCTCGACCGTCTGGCACGCAACGACAAACGCCCGACCCCGAAATCGACCGAAGCCCTCATTCTTGCACCGACCCGCGAACTGGTTGCCCAGATTGCAGAAAATATCCGCGCCTACAGCAAGCATATGCGCGTGTCGGTCACGATTGTGGTTGGTGGCGTCAAACCTGGCCCTCAAATCCGCAAGCTGGCCAGCGGCAGCCATATTATTGTCGCCACCCCGGGCCGCCTGCTTGATCACATGAACAATGGCTATGTTTCGCTTGGCCAGACAAGCTATGTTGTGCTGGACGAAGCGGACCATATGCTGGATCTGGGCTTCATCCCGGACATTCGACGCATCATGAAGCAGCTACCGAAGAAGCGCCAGACGTCGCTTTTCTCGGCAACAATGCCAACCCAGATCAAGGCACTGGGTCGGGATTTCCAGAACAAGCCGACCGAAGTGGCCGTAGCAACCGTATCCCGTCCGATCGAGCGTATTAGCCAGAGCGTCCAGCTCATGGATCACGCATCAAAGCGTCAGGCCCTCACCAGCATTCTTTCAGAGAAAGATGTGGAACGGGCTATTGTCTTTACGCGGACCAAGCGCGGCGCAGATCGGGTCAGCCAGCAACTGCAAAAAGCAGGTCTTTCGGCGACCGCCATCCATGGCAACAAAAGCCAGGGACAACGGGTGCGCGCATTGGCTAGCTTCAAATCCGGTGAGATCAATATCATGGTCGCAACCGACATTGCAGCTCGCGGTATCGATATCGACGACGTTTCCCACGTCATCAATTTCGAACTTCCAGAAGTGCCGGAAGCCTATGTTCACAGAATCGGACGCACCGCCCGCGCCGGTCGCACAGGCACCGCGATCTCCCTTTGCGATCCTTCAGAAGCCAAGCTCCTGAGAGAAATAGAAAAGCTGATCGGCACCAAATTGCAGGCTGAAAAAAGCGATAGCTATTCGCCACTGGACATCGAAGTTCCCGATACGCCCCCTAAACGTGCGAACCGGGCTCGGAATCAGAATAACAATCGAAACCGGACAGACGAACAGGGCCAGAAGGCAAAACCGCGCCGCAACGCCCGCAAGGGCAAGCCCAACGAAATCAAGGCAAACGAATCCTGGTCACCTCTTGAAGGAGACAAGAGGGATGGGAAACCGGCGTTCGGCAAAAAGAAGCCGCGCGGCAGCGCAAAGCCCGATGGTTACATGAGTCGGTCTCGCAACGGTGGGTCGAACAAGCAAAGAGGCAACAGCCAAGGCAAAAAATCAGCCTCCAGACCGGCAGCTTATGCCTGA
- a CDS encoding cold-shock protein: protein MSTGTVKFFNTTKGYGFIEPEEGGKDAFVHISAVERSGLSTLSEGQKVSFELETGRNGKESAVNLQLVD, encoded by the coding sequence ATGTCTACTGGTACCGTTAAATTTTTCAACACCACCAAAGGTTACGGCTTCATCGAGCCAGAAGAAGGCGGCAAAGACGCTTTCGTTCATATCTCTGCTGTTGAAAGATCCGGTCTTTCCACCCTGTCCGAAGGCCAGAAAGTTTCTTTCGAACTTGAAACCGGCCGCAATGGTAAAGAATCAGCTGTAA